From the Apium graveolens cultivar Ventura unplaced genomic scaffold, ASM990537v1 ctg7409, whole genome shotgun sequence genome, one window contains:
- the LOC141704102 gene encoding secreted RxLR effector protein 161-like: protein MEPKIELYKDEKGNVIDTTDDKSMLGGLVSRFMESPTVLHQNTVKRTMSIIACDVVDKKSTGGMAFYLDESVITWVSQKQRSVALSSCEAKFMAATAASCQ, encoded by the exons ATGGAACCAAAGATCGAGTTATACAAGGATGAAAAGGGAAACGTGATTGACACCACAGACGATAAAAGCATGCTGGGTG GATTGGTAAGTAGGTTCATGGAGAGTCCAACAGTGTTGCATCAAAATACAGTGAAAAGAACAATGAG TATCATTGCATGTGATGTTGTGGATAAGAAATCTACAGGTGGTATGGCTTTTTATCTCGATGAATCGGTAATCACATGGGTATCTCAAAAACAACGATCTGTAGCATTATCATCCTGCGAAGCTAAGTTCATGGCAGCTACAGCTGCATCATGCCAATGA